The Treponema phagedenis DNA segment TCGGGAGAACCGCGAAGAAATGCTTCAAAGCGAGGGCTTGCCCCTTCTTTAAAATACCTTAATAGCTTAGATAAATCTTTAATATCCTCACCTGAAACGGCAAATTGAATTACACTACCGTGCTTTACCTTTCCCCATTTAAATAAGGTATTGATATCGACGATCCGCTCTCCATCGTAAAAAACAATTACCTCGAGTGTCGGATATTTTGCATTATAACTACGGATTATTCTTTTCCAAGCTTCAACATTCCCGTTATGAAAAAGCTCATTTGATACGGGAACGGAAATAAGCTGAGACATGCGAACAGGTCCGGTTGGTGCTTGTACCGGCGGTCGAGCTGTCGCAGAAGGCTGCGGCGAAGCAACTGCGGCTGTTTCCTTTTGAGCAACAGTTGTTTTTCTTGTTCTGCGCATTTTTGTAGTTTTCGGTTTTTCTACCGTTTTTTTAGGTTCAGCATACACAAAACTCCCTTTTAAAACAGCGGGAGGCACTGAAGCCACTTTATCGTCAAGGAGGTTAAAAACAGCTTTTATTACTTTATCCGCAACATCATCTGCAAGAGCGCCCTTGTCTTGTTGTCCGACATAAATTAATAAAAGTTCATTTTTTCTAAAACTTTCTATCAGAGAAGCATTTGCAGGATTTTTAGGGTTTATTGCTAAAAACCCCAAATCAGGATGGTGATAGCCAAAAACGAGGTCAATCCCTTTCCATTTTCCTGTTTCGGCAGCAATTTTTTGCGGGTCGGCCGGAATATTTTTCAGATTAGCAGAAACAACTTTATACTTCCAAATATCAATTAACAGTACAGAAAGTAAAGCGGCGACCTGATCATTTTGTATTTTTTTTTCAACAAGCAACTCATTGATTTGATCCGCAATATTCATTTTGGGGTCGCAATCATCCAACACTGCTAAAACATTTTGAATATGGCGGACAGATGCATTAAAACTCTCCTTTGTAGCTAAAGGTGTATACAAATCTAATGATTTTAACATAAGACAATCTCCTTAATTATGAAAAGAAAAGCCCCCGAAACAGAACAGTCTCAAGGGCATTTCTTAAATTTAAAAGTTCATCCAAAAGAAAAGCAATTACTAAAGTTCACGAATTGCAGATTTTTTTCCTCTGCGTCCCTTTCCTGAATCTACAGTGCCCGCTTTCTTTGCTTTTGTTCCCCTTGCAGGTTTTGTTGATACTTTTTCAGCAGCCATCGGTGCTGCTTCAATTGCGGGAGTTTCATCAACCATATCAATAAAAGATGCTCGTCCGGCAGGTGTTCCGGCTTTAATATCACCGTCATCATCAGCTGTTGCAAAGCTTTGAGCAATATCGGCACGCACCGTTGAACGGCGGCGACTGAATGTTGCAAATGCCGCATCGGCAAAGCCTTTAGAAATACCGTGTAGGAATTCGTTCAAGACGTTTGCCATACCGTCAAGTGTCGCTTTCTTTCGTTTAATTGAGGTAATATCAATATCAAGTAAAAGTCCCGGCTGCAGATGGAAGGGGTTAATCAAGTAGTCGAATTTATTGAACTCGGCTTCCAAGAATGCCAAGCGCTCTTCCATTACGCGGCGCTCAATCGGATACTGATAATCATACATTTGCTTCAGTTTTTCACGCATCAGAATAAGCTTTTTGCGCATCTTATCCTTTTCGTATACAAAGGTTCGATTCATTTTTTCAACTTCGGTTTCAACCGGCTTGATAAAAGAAATTTCGTCCCAAACTTTTGCAATGTCTTCGTATACAGGCTCGCCCGTCTTGTCTTTATAATTTTTCTTAATATATTTCTTATAAATTGCCGCAAGATCATCAAAGTCGGTGATTCTTGTCATAAACTTTGATTTATCATATCTGGTATGAATTACATCCCAAAGATGCTCAACTTCAGTTTCAAAAGAGCGAATCATCACTTCGTATGCTTTTCGTTCTTCATTAAGCTGAGCATTGTCAAGATACTTTAAGCGAAGTTGATAGCGCTCATCAGGGAGGTGGGCAACATCGGTATCATCATATTCACGCAAAAGCAATTCGCGCGCATTCTTAAAGTTTTCGATATACTGATATCCCATTTTTGAAGTATCAAGAATAGAAGTAATTGAGTTAATCGCAGTGTTAAATCCTCTGTTTCTGATATTTTCAAGATCAATAATCTTTTTAATATTTTCGCGGATATTTAGCTGATCAAATGTTTCAGGGTCAATTTCCGCACGCAGGTTATCGATTCTTTCCATCAACATTTTGGAAACAGCATCGTATCTCTTGCTCTTAGGATTATCAACATCATCGTCGGTTAAGTCGGGAACCTTATTCATTTTTTGGAAGATGATATCGCTGTCGGACATTTCCTCCTTGCCCTGATCAATTAAATTATCTTTTAATTTTTCAATTTCTTTATCGATCATTTCCATATAGCGATTGGAAAGAAGATCTTTGATAAGGTAGGCTACTGTTGTTTGATAATGGAAGATAGGGCTGATAAGTTCTGTGTCAAGGATATTGATCGAAAGTTTAACATCGGTTACGGTCTTCGGTTTTGCAAGGTTGTCTTTAAAAGCGCACTTTACAACCGCATACGCGTTTTCACCTCGAACAAATGCTCCTACGTCAACCTTCTGTCTAAGAAGGGAGTTTGTCAATGTTTCCAAATCGTTGACACCGCGCTGTACGTGTCCCTGTAAGTGCCCGTACATGTTAACGATTGATTTTTCAATTTCACCGGTATTAAATTTATCCGCTCCTCCAACCTCATCAAGTAAGACTGCTATTTCTTTTGGGGTATAGCGGTTAAGAACTTTCATTTCTTCCCGGTCAATAAAGCCGCGCACTTTTTTCAACATTTCATCTTCAGCGGTTACCATGTACCGGTTGAACATGTTTTGATAATTCTGGTTAAAGTAATTGTACAGCTTTTCTTTTAAGCCGCCCATTATGTCTAATCTTTCAAGGACTTCTTTGGGGAGCTTTGTGTTCAAGTGATGCAACACTTTATTAGTTTCTTCTTCAATCAGCTGATTAACTTCTTTTTGCTGATCACGATAATCTTGAGCTAATGAATTTCTTGATCCGACCGCACTGGGTTTTTCCGGATGAAATACATTAGGGCTCTGGGGTAGTTCTAAAATTGCCATTTGCTATCTCCTTATAGTGGTAATTTATTTAATTATCCAACATCATATCACAATTATAAACAAGTTTCATATAATGTAAAGAGTTTTTTCACTTTTTTACTGCTTTTTTTTACGGAATGCTGTATAATAAAACTTAAATTTGAAGAAAAGGAATAAAAATGAATATTCGAAAATTTTATTTTACCATAATTATGCTGCTAACAATTCTTACAAACTCTTTTGCCGTTGAAAGAAAGATGCCGGTTGATATTTATCTTATGATTGATAAGTCACTTTCAATGCAAGAAAAAGGTAAATTCGATAGCTTATATCATTGGGTGCGAGACGAACTTATCGGACAAATGATGGTTCCGGGAGATTGGATTACCGTGTATCAATTTTATGAAAAACCGGAAGAGCTTCTAACATTAACAATGCAAACAGAAAATGACAGAGATAAAATTATTCGCGCGGTAGACACTATTTCTCCAAACGGAAAATACACCGACATCGGTCTTGCATTAGATAAAATA contains these protein-coding regions:
- the cfpA gene encoding cytoplasmic filament protein CfpA — encoded protein: MAILELPQSPNVFHPEKPSAVGSRNSLAQDYRDQQKEVNQLIEEETNKVLHHLNTKLPKEVLERLDIMGGLKEKLYNYFNQNYQNMFNRYMVTAEDEMLKKVRGFIDREEMKVLNRYTPKEIAVLLDEVGGADKFNTGEIEKSIVNMYGHLQGHVQRGVNDLETLTNSLLRQKVDVGAFVRGENAYAVVKCAFKDNLAKPKTVTDVKLSINILDTELISPIFHYQTTVAYLIKDLLSNRYMEMIDKEIEKLKDNLIDQGKEEMSDSDIIFQKMNKVPDLTDDDVDNPKSKRYDAVSKMLMERIDNLRAEIDPETFDQLNIRENIKKIIDLENIRNRGFNTAINSITSILDTSKMGYQYIENFKNARELLLREYDDTDVAHLPDERYQLRLKYLDNAQLNEERKAYEVMIRSFETEVEHLWDVIHTRYDKSKFMTRITDFDDLAAIYKKYIKKNYKDKTGEPVYEDIAKVWDEISFIKPVETEVEKMNRTFVYEKDKMRKKLILMREKLKQMYDYQYPIERRVMEERLAFLEAEFNKFDYLINPFHLQPGLLLDIDITSIKRKKATLDGMANVLNEFLHGISKGFADAAFATFSRRRSTVRADIAQSFATADDDGDIKAGTPAGRASFIDMVDETPAIEAAPMAAEKVSTKPARGTKAKKAGTVDSGKGRRGKKSAIREL
- a CDS encoding vWA domain-containing protein, whose product is MNIRKFYFTIIMLLTILTNSFAVERKMPVDIYLMIDKSLSMQEKGKFDSLYHWVRDELIGQMMVPGDWITVYQFYEKPEELLTLTMQTENDRDKIIRAVDTISPNGKYTDIGLALDKIAEIQQGRAGNGRYKVLLLVTDLEQDAPWTSKYSGKEESFQSPYLAEARIIKHDNWFEITLDMAIQDKVVHITKELYSDVLENKNSPRTDSDQNKALIRDEH